The proteins below are encoded in one region of Phaseolus vulgaris cultivar G19833 chromosome 1, P. vulgaris v2.0, whole genome shotgun sequence:
- the LOC137814126 gene encoding transcription termination factor MTEF18, mitochondrial-like, with protein MLPFRKLNTQCFFFLLKPCQNPRFQSTKPATKIVGKTTVKEAQAALLEYLHSTRSLNFLDADNMCRNSPSFLQDLLAKTHSHTPHVDTKRSISRYLRYHPINEFEPFFESAGLSPSEYTPLLPPHMIYLNDDVLLMENHHALCNYGIPRTKMGRVFKLAPQVFGYEPGVLISKLREYENLGVSRKTLINVVASSPCVLVGGVDFNFVKVVEMLKGVIGKDCDWIGEHLLINKDCCNWKVMFQVLSLLSRVFNEKQWGDLLSRHPGLIFEESGGCVLSLIDFLLKFGLSVNRVCVMLHEFPEIRVVTFLSNLRLCFLFLTEIEMEASEIGRVLQSHWLVLGSFTMKRTITLLTNLNVGKKRLCRVVRDDPLVMKSWSLGRRIEPLVNSYVEFESKALKKEFMLRLGFEENSKAMDETIKLFRGKGAELQERLEFIVNAGLDYEVACKIIRDSPRILSQTTDRINMKIESLVNEGYSISDLETFPSFLSYSAQRVKLRFSMYNWLKEHGAAEKGLALSTIIACSEKAFEKLYVKRHPSGLQVWQDLKAQISSKV; from the coding sequence ATGTTACCCTTTCGAAAACTCAACACTcaatgcttcttcttccttcttaaACCCTGCCAAAACCCTAGATTCCAGAGCACGAAACCCGCCACCAAAATCGTCGGAAAAACCACCGTAAAAGAAGCCCAGGCCGCATTGCTCGAGTACCTCCACTCCACCCGCAGCCTCAACTTCTTAGACGCTGACAACATGTGCAGAAACTCGCCCTCCTTCCTCCAGGACCTCCTCGCCAAAACCCACTCGCACACGCCGCACGTGGACACCAAACGCTCCATTTCGCGCTACCTCCGCTACCACCCGATCAACGAGTTCGAGCCCTTCTTCGAGAGCGCGGGTCTCTCCCCTTCCGAGTACACGCCCCTTCTCCCGCCTCACATGATTTACCTAAACGACGACGTTCTGCTAATGGAGAATCACCACGCGCTCTGCAACTACGGGATTCCCCGAACCAAGATGGGGAGGGTTTTCAAACTCGCGCCTCAGGTTTTTGGGTATGAACCCGGGGTTTTGATCTCGAAGCTTCGAGAATACGAAAACCTCGGTGTTTCGCGGAAGACTTTGATAAATGTGGTTGCTTCCAGCCCCTGCGTTTTGGTTGGAGGTGTGGATTTTAATTTTGTCAAGGTTGTGGAGATGTTGAAGGGTGTTATTGGAAAGGATTGTGATTGGATTGGAGAGCATTTGTTGATTAACAAGGATTGTTGTAATTGGAAGGTGATGTTTCAGGTTTTGAGTTTGCTTTCTAGGGTTTTCAATGAGAAACAATGGGGTGATTTACTCTCTCGTCACCCTGGTTTGATTTTTGAGGAGTCTGGAGGTTGTGTGTTATCCTTGATTGACTTTTTGTTGAAATTTGGATTGTCTGTAAACCGGGTTTGTGTCATGCTGCACGAGTTTCCGGAGATTCGGGTAGTAACATTTTTGTCCAATTTGAGGCTGTGTTTTCTGTTCTTGACTGAGATTGAGATGGAGGCTTCGGAGATTGGGAGGGTTTTGCAGTCTCACTGGTTGGTGTTGGGTTCCTTCACCATGAAGAGAACGATAACTTTGCTTACTAACTTGAATGTTGGCAAGAAGCGACTGTGTAGAGTTGTGAGGGATGATCCTCTAGTAATGAAGAGTTGGTCATTGGGAAGGAGAATTGAGCCTCTGGTTAACTCGTATGTGGAGTTTGAATCGAAGGCTCTGAAGAAGGAGTTCATGCTAAGGTTGGGGTTTGAAGAGAACTCCAAAGCAATGGATGAGACGATTAAGTTGTTCAGGGGTAAGGGAGCTGAGCTTCAGGAGAGACTTGAATTTATTGTTAATGCTGGGTTGGATTATGAGGTTGCCTGTAAGATAATTCGAGATTCCCCGCGGATTCTTAGTCAGACCACGGATAGGATCAACATGAAAATTGAGTCTCTTGTGAATGAAGGATATTCGATATCGGATTTGGAAACTTTTCCTTCCTTCCTTTCCTATTCAGCTCAAAGGGTTAAGCTGAGGTTTTCAATGTATAATTGGCTAAAAGAGCATGGAGCTGCAGAAAAAGGGCTTGCTTTGAGCACTATAATTGCATGCTCTGAAAAAGCGTTTGAGAAGCTGTACGTGAAGCGCCATCCGTCTGGCCTTCAAGTTTGGCAGGATTTAAAGGCACAAATTTCTTCGAAGGTTTAG
- the LOC137814127 gene encoding UBP1-associated protein 2C-like, whose amino-acid sequence MEDLKKRKLDEAGNGDFTSKEELRFLIEPLAKPQLVDLLAKLGSQYPSIAEEIKSIASADPAHRKLFVRGLAWNTTSETLRAAFEEHGEIEEGAVIHDKVTGKSRGYGFITFKNMESTQQALKASSKLIDGRLAVCNLACEGLSGTSSAPDLSLRKLYIGSLSPEVTSEMLLHYFARHGEIEEGSVAYDRDTDESRGFGFVTYKTAEAAKKAIDDLEKVLGGRNIIVKYADSNKGKTGQPPFPSGVVPMASLPMSTGYMQPGKSSGPPINYNYPQTVAPYSASSYPNPHTVPSPYPTQGQIPYPPVSAKKDQHGFPPTQPVGMNNYPYYYPKQ is encoded by the exons atggaaGATTTGAAGAAGAGAAAACTAGACGAAGCAGGAAACGGTGATTTTACTTCCAAGGAAGAACTTCGCTTCCTCATTGAACCTCTAGCTAAACCCCAGCTCGTTGATCTTCTAGCTAAACT AGGGTCCCAATATCCTTCAATAGCAGAAGAAATAAAAAGTATTGCAAGTGCAGATCCTGCCCATCGAAAGCTTTTTGTTCGTGGCTTGGCATGGAATACCACTTCAGAAACTTTGCGTGCT GCATTTGAAGAGCATGGAGAAATTGAGGAAGGAGCCGTGATCCATGATAAAGTAACAGGGAAGTCCCGTGGCTATGGATTTATCACTTTCAAAAATATGGAATCAACTCAGCAAGCATTGAAAGCTTCTAGCAAGTTAATTGAT GGAAGATTGGCTGTCTGTAATCTAGCCTGTGAGGGTCTAAGTGGAACAAGTAGTGCCCCTGATCTTTCCCTGAGGAAGCTTTACATTGGAAGCTTATCACCAGAAGTCACAAGTGAAATGCTGCTTCACTATTTTGCGAGGCATGGTGAAATAGAAGAAGGTTCAGTTGCATATGACAGGGATACCGATGAATCACG TGGCTTTGGCTTTGTCACGTACAAGACAGCTGAAGCTGCCAAGAAGGCCATAGATGATCTTGAAAAGGTTCTTGGG GGAAGGAATATAATTGTAAAATATGCTGATTCTAACAAAGGTAAAACTGGGCAGCCGCCATTTCCCTCTGGAGTGGTTCCAATGGCTTCCTTACCTATGAGCACAGGCTATATGCAGCCTGGTAAAAGCTCTGGCCCCCCAATAAATTACAATTACCCCCAAACCGTAGCACCATATTCTGCATCTTCTTATCCAAACCCTCACACAGTACCTTCTCCTTATCCAACACAAGGGCAGATTCCTTACCCTCCAGTTTCTGCAAAGAAAGACCAACATGGGTTTCCGCCTACCCAACCTGTAGGAATGAACAACTACCCTTATTACTATCCCAAGCAATGA